CGCAGGGATGGCCACGCTCATCTTCATCAATGACAGCGGTTCCGGAAGGGCGGTTGCGCCACCGGGCGGCCTGGAAGGCCGAATGTCCACCAACCCGATCGCAGCAGGGATACCCCGCGCACAGGCCCCTCACCTCGTTCTCGACATCGCAACCAGCACCGTCGCATTAGGCACCCTGTCAGAGTGGCGCGACAGGGGAGAAGCCCTGCCCGAAGGCTGGGTCACTCCCGGGGGATTTCTCCAGCCGTTCGGTGGGCACAAAGGCTTTGGCCTCGCTCTGATCGCCGAAGCACTGGCAGGCGCCCTCACCACCGCAGGGACCGTCTCCAATGACCCAGCCCAGGAGCTCCAAGGAGCGCTCATCATCGCCATCAACATCGAGCAACTCCGCCCACTGGGCGACTTTGCCAACGAAGTCGAGTCCTTCGTCAAGTACATAAACGACACCCCGGTAGCTGAGGGTGCCGACGTCATCAGAGTTCCGGGAGAGCGGTCAGCGGAAAACACGGAACAGCGGAAGGTCGACGGCATTCGGATCAAGCCCTTTACCTGGAACGCAATGGAGCAGGTAGCCGAAGAATGCAACGTTCCTATGCCGGGGCACAGCAGATCGACTCCGTCATAATCTTTCCCCAGCCCAGTAACCTCTAAGGCCCTGCTTCGGAGTGGATTCACGAGGCCCGCCTGGAGCGCCGAAACCAGGGTGACTTTGCGCCGTCCAGGGCTGGGATCCAATTCGGTTTATCCACGGCTGTAATTTGGGAGCCGTTGGGGTAGCTCCCTATCAGCGAGAGCGGTGGATAACCGATCAGAATTGTCCCCGGTTGTGGGCAGAGCACCTTGCCGCTTCGGACTAAAGCCTGAAAAAATTCCGACTCTTTTGTGCCAGGGCGGTCACGCTCGGGTACTCGCGAAATCCTGCCGATTTATCTGTGGATGGCCGCCAAGGGAGACTCGGGCAACCCGGCCCTCCCTCCGGTCCTCTTGATTGCGGAACGAGTCTGGCCCGGTTGTGCTCACAACAGCCTTGCCCCTGTTAGAGCAATAGCCCATCCAGTGAGCGTCGTCACTGCTAGGCCATGCAAGATTTCGCCAGGGAGACATAAACACCCAGTCATCTCGGCTGCAGAAGTAAGGTCTCACCATGGAATCCACCGATATAACCTTCCGCACGCGAAAGTGGGTGCGCCCAGAAGACCTAAACGCCAACGGCACCTTGTTCGGTGGCAGTCTCCTCAAATGGATTGACGAGGAAGCAGCAATCTATGCCATCCTCCAACTGGGCAATGGCAGGGCGGTGACAAAGTACATTTCGGAAATCAACTTCGTCAGCTCAGCCGTTCAGGGCGACCTCATCGAAATGGGTCTGACGGCAACTAAATTTGGCCGAACTTCACTCACCATGCGAGCAGAAGTCCGAAACATGATCACTCGGCGAAGCATCCTCACCATTGAGGAGATCGTATTCGTAAACCTGAACAGCGAGGGAAAGCCCGAGCCGCACGGCTACAAAGAAATCACCTACGACAGAGACAGGATTCCCACGCACCACCTAACGGAAACGCCCCACGGCTAGCAACGTCCCTGCGCGAAAACCTATGCCGTCAACAGTTCTACTGCAGATCAGAGGGGCCCCGCCTGGGAAACAAGAGTCGCGCGATATATCTCCTCCCTGTGGCACTCCCCCGCTCGATTTTCGTACGCCGATAATGGATATTCCGTCAAGCTAGCCGCCGGTGCCAAGTTGGGTGTGCCTCATGTTGGCGAGGTAGAGCTGATTCAAGGAGACCTGGTGAGCAGCACTTCTTTGTGGTGTGTTGCTCCTAAGGGCG
The window above is part of the Pseudarthrobacter sp. NS4 genome. Proteins encoded here:
- a CDS encoding Ldh family oxidoreductase, coding for MTETQEFLCSAEELEDFTTSVLRAVGTNETDASYMAGQIVGSELAGHESHGMRRLPEYVGRVREGHADPAASASIELDNGSLVRLNGNCGFGHTVLRDATELAVDRAKTRGISAVAVHNSEYAGRLSYFCEAAADAGMATLIFINDSGSGRAVAPPGGLEGRMSTNPIAAGIPRAQAPHLVLDIATSTVALGTLSEWRDRGEALPEGWVTPGGFLQPFGGHKGFGLALIAEALAGALTTAGTVSNDPAQELQGALIIAINIEQLRPLGDFANEVESFVKYINDTPVAEGADVIRVPGERSAENTEQRKVDGIRIKPFTWNAMEQVAEECNVPMPGHSRSTPS
- a CDS encoding acyl-CoA thioesterase, encoding MESTDITFRTRKWVRPEDLNANGTLFGGSLLKWIDEEAAIYAILQLGNGRAVTKYISEINFVSSAVQGDLIEMGLTATKFGRTSLTMRAEVRNMITRRSILTIEEIVFVNLNSEGKPEPHGYKEITYDRDRIPTHHLTETPHG